The Vitis vinifera cultivar Pinot Noir 40024 chromosome 7, ASM3070453v1 genomic interval GCAATGTGCAATCACAAACCCTAAAAAAGTAACTGGGTTTTCTTTTGTGGAGATACCACATCTACTGCACCAGTGTCTTCTCATCCACAATACACTCTTCATCTTCTTTCATGGGTGAAGTTAATCTGCAATTTACTCGGGTTTCCGGGTAAAGCAAACTAGAAATTCTGTGTTCCCTTCAGCACCCTTTAGAGGAGATTCGATCCACCCTTTGCATTCAAATCCAAAACTCTCCACACCCTTAATGATCCTCTCAAGAACCTgcataatcaaatatcattaacagaatattttttcaattttcttaccaGCCAAACATCAATGTGTGGTTTCATTGATTTGAATACACAAGGAAAAAGAATCTAGAAACACGGAATTAaccagtttttaagaacaattctAAAAGTAGTTCTCATGAAGAAAGTTCAGTTTGATAACTCAAACATGAAAAGCAGTTTTTTCAACTTACTCTCCATGAAGGTATTGTGTGCTTATGTTTAATGCAAAAATCCACAGCTTATTCTCCGTCTGTTCAATTGCTTCCCAAAACATTctataaaaaacaacttaaatttgtaCAAGTTTTTATAATGCATTCTCAAAAAGTTGTTTCAGTTCAAAACTTGCCAAACGTGTTCTTGAAGTTCGAAAACTGTTTCGTATTACAAAAATAggaatatgtttttaagaatagtttccGAACGGGCACTTTTCCTCCTAATTCCCAAGGGCCAAATCAAGCATTAGGTCAAGGAAATTAAACTCGAGAGAAACAATAGACAATCTTTAATCCACTCCCATCAAGGGAAGCATGGAAGGTTGAAAAGTCAAGACCTAACAATGCACACCAAtgctaaaagaaataaaacaatccacaaaactttaaaatataaatgcaGAAGAATCAAATCCATCACAGGCTGGTGTAATCCTAGCTATCCTTGCCAAACACAATTTGGCCCCTAAAGTCATTTTAATAAAGCATGTCATACTTATTTACTAAAAAGCTAATAACTATGACCTCAAAAGGTTTAAAAATTATGTGTTTGAGTCTAGCCTCTAGTTGTTTCTTCATTAAGTCCAACCCGTTCAATTCAAAGTTTCTTCATTAAGTCCAACCCATTCACTTCAGAGTTCACCTAACATAGCTCAATAACATCCATCAAGTTTGCTCTCTATTGGTTTCTTTATCAGCAACTCAATGATTCAAAATAATAACTGAGAATAGAAATCGGAAATTTCCCATGAGATACTTAGGGTCTATTtgggaacagtttttgaaaactgttttctaatgctttgtagaacaaaagtttgtttggaaaccttaaatgttttttaacctattttctatgtttttaaatatgttttaaaaataactcttatatatagtgctttatttttaattattctatatatttatataattatttttttaaacaagtgAAGACAATTGAAACATGTTCTCTGAAAACACTCTATTCTTTGCTTTAAGAATAGaaagttgtttttgttttctagttGTCAAACGgggttttttagttttttttttttttttggagaataaaaaactgttttcgaaaatagttaccaaacaaggcCTTATTCTCTTAACATTGAGCTGCCATGAAAAGTAAATTTACCAATAACAAGATATGGGAATAAAAAGTTTACGTACCTCCTGATGAACTAGGGGATCCCTCACAATTCCACCACCTCCCACCTGTATCAAGGAAAAGACATATTTAGTATCAAACTTCAATATATATACTAAAAGGGTTCATGGCCACAAGCAGTTGTGAAGCCTAGAGATGAGTATGCTCATAGAACAATTTCACCAAATTAACCTTCAACTATGTAGACTGACTGTCCAGGGTATTCAGTAAGAGAGCAGTTGTAAAATTGTCACAGTAACAACCTCAAGTTAGGGAGGTGGCTTCACTTTCTATAATGTGGTAATAATCCCTACTCTACTGTAGAATTTCGAGTATCCATTTTCAGAATGAACTTAACATAGACCATAGTCATAATAGCGTCTTCACTGAGAAAAGAAGTACGAAAGggagtcaaaaaataataattagagaTACAGAGAAGGAAGCTTCTTACTTGGGACCTGCGAGCCTCGAATTGAGGTTTCACCAAGGTAACTAATGTTGACTCTTCCTTCATAACATTGACAACGGCAGGCATGACCTGcataagtaaaagaaaatttacacCCGATACAGTGTGCCCAAAACAAAGCCGTAATAATCAATAGTTGTGGATGACAATGGAACATGCTAGACGATTTTAACTCAATTCATCTCACTCTTTTATACTTTAATTCACTGCATTTTCTCAAACATGTGATTAGataaaccaaatcaaaatcctCCAATAAGGTGCAATACCATTGCTTCCAAAATACAACAATTTGTCTATTGAGTACAATGCTGAAAAATCAAACTATAATAGCTGAGATTAACTgaatgaaaagtaaaaagaaaaagaaaaaaaatctaaaacaaagGAAGGTGACACTTCAATGAGATTTGAAAGCTTACCAAGAGTATAGAAATGAATGAAAGGTCCAGTGTCACCAAATCAACTTTTTGAGGGAGTCCAGGAAGATATCTTAAATTTGTTCGTTCTACCACACTGACACGTTCATCTCGACGAATTTTGTCTGCCACCtaatgaagatgaagaaattAGCATCCATTACCAAACATGAACCACTTGAAGATCCAATCATCCATAGTAGCACAGGTAAAAAAATTGGGTGATTAGGGGAGTTGGGCATCATTTGAAACATGTTCTATATTGGAGTAAATAAGACATACATAggaaacaaaccaaaaaaaaaggaagaagaaaaaacaaggcACCTAACAAGGACTCTCACAATActagaagaagaggaagatgaACAGAGGAATTTCCCAGTCATCGAAACCCTACTGAAGTTTTATTAATTGTCTACTGGTTCTAACCGTGTCATGGACACCATGATGCACTTTTtgaattcaatataaaatttctttcagtaattatttaaaattcaagaagctttcgctttttttttttttggtttcttatttattttatctatttaattttttctgcCATTGGAATGAAACTCATAAGAGCGGAAGAATTACAGTAGGAAAATAGCTGACTTAGCAATTCTCTTGGAtgcaataaaaaaacttatttaaatcattttgaaccGGAGCTGTACAGACAGGCAATGCTCCCATCAATCACATGTGCACTGACGACTAATGTGGTATAACGCATCTGGATGTCTGTAAACATGATCATAACCAAGAGATCATTGCCACCTGAGTTTGTCTAATCAAATCTCCTATTATGTAAATCCTTGTATGCGTTTTCTTCTACACGCTATTTGTAAGATCTATCCAGAGAAAAAGTAACAATACCTGACCATAACCCACATCAACTCCATAGATGAATGAAGCACCATACTGAAGCAAGCAGTCGGTAAATCCTCCAGTGGACAACCCTGAATCAAGAGCTACTTTTCCACTAACCTCGACACCCAGTTGTTCAATGGCAGCCTCTAACTTATATCCTGCTCTGGATTAAGTAACAcgtaatagaaaataaataaataaaataaaaattctacgCCTTACTGCAATATGAAACAACTACATTTCATATAAAGAAAGTCCAAGATGGGTTTTTTAAGGGGTGTATTCACCTACATACATATTTTGGAACTTCAGCCATTATCTCTACAACAGCTTTATCTG includes:
- the LOC100254915 gene encoding uncharacterized protein LOC100254915 encodes the protein MALQIPKLPTISRCCSSTLFFFSKSTSPVNASWVRTHLRSSFRSFATTKPGKIQPLKKKRRLDEVCLERFQQYSRTFIQSWILQGKVFVDGKVVNKAGTPVSDKAVVEIMAEVPKYVCRAGYKLEAAIEQLGVEVSGKVALDSGLSTGGFTDCLLQYGASFIYGVDVGYGQVADKIRRDERVSVVERTNLRYLPGLPQKVDLVTLDLSFISILLVMPAVVNVMKEESTLVTLVKPQFEARRSQVGGGGIVRDPLVHQEVLERIIKGVESFGFECKGWIESPLKGAEGNTEFLVCFTRKPE